Proteins co-encoded in one Halorussus lipolyticus genomic window:
- a CDS encoding DUF21 domain-containing protein, producing the protein MVELSPPLLAGVVVALVSLSAFFSSSETAIFSLRVEWITERAATGERRAVLLERLREDPHRLLVTLLVGNNLVNVALSSVVTLFLTDVLPPGAAVTAATLGVTSLVLVFGEIVPKSYGLGKAEEWALAVARPIAVVERVLYPLVALFDAITRGASRRLGGDTDIEEPYLDD; encoded by the coding sequence ATGGTCGAACTCTCGCCGCCCCTGCTCGCCGGCGTCGTCGTCGCACTCGTCTCGCTCAGCGCCTTCTTCTCCAGTAGCGAGACCGCAATCTTCTCGCTCCGCGTCGAGTGGATAACCGAGCGCGCGGCGACGGGCGAGCGCCGCGCCGTCCTCCTCGAACGACTCCGCGAGGACCCCCATCGGCTCCTCGTGACCCTGCTGGTCGGCAACAACCTCGTGAACGTCGCGCTGTCGAGCGTCGTGACGCTCTTTCTGACCGACGTGCTTCCGCCGGGCGCGGCCGTGACCGCCGCGACGCTCGGCGTCACGTCGCTGGTCCTCGTGTTCGGCGAAATCGTCCCCAAGTCCTACGGACTCGGCAAGGCCGAGGAGTGGGCGCTCGCCGTGGCCCGGCCGATAGCCGTGGTTGAGCGCGTCCTCTACCCGCTGGTGGCGCTGTTCGACGCGATTACGCGAGGCGCGAGTCGGCGACTCGGCGGCGACACCGACATCGAGGAACCGTACCTCGACGACTGA
- a CDS encoding redoxin domain-containing protein: MEDSGGPTVGSKAPEFAAPLAMPDGSVSEVTLSSLLSDGAVLLVFQPTNFELEEFAERHALGEYDWFRTDDRLEVVGVNCANPQTNQEFVDYLDVTYPFCSDRDLSIAEDYGVTYRALGVTRRARRACFFVDEEGVVQYRWVSERNHTGRPRPQVRDLYEVVTDVLGRPEPESFGFA; the protein is encoded by the coding sequence ATGGAAGATTCGGGCGGTCCGACCGTCGGTTCGAAGGCTCCGGAGTTCGCCGCACCGCTGGCGATGCCCGACGGGTCGGTGTCGGAGGTCACGTTGTCGTCGCTCTTATCCGACGGTGCGGTTCTGCTGGTGTTTCAGCCGACGAACTTCGAGTTAGAGGAGTTCGCGGAGCGCCACGCGCTCGGCGAGTACGACTGGTTCAGGACGGACGACCGCCTCGAAGTCGTCGGCGTCAACTGTGCGAACCCCCAGACCAATCAGGAGTTCGTGGACTACCTCGACGTGACCTACCCCTTCTGCTCGGACCGCGACCTCTCGATAGCCGAGGACTACGGCGTGACCTACCGGGCACTCGGGGTCACCCGCCGGGCGCGCCGCGCCTGCTTCTTCGTGGACGAGGAGGGCGTCGTCCAGTACCGGTGGGTGAGCGAGCGCAACCACACCGGGCGTCCTCGGCCGCAGGTCCGGGACCTCTACGAGGTGGTGACCGACGTGCTGGGTCGGCCCGAACCCGAGTCGTTCGGCTTCGCCTGA
- a CDS encoding SLC13 family permease, whose product MLQGGPALSIDVLVVFGVVAGAVALFVTEKIPTDTTALAVLVSLVVLREFTHVSADEAISGFASPATVTIVAMYILSAGVEETGAVKQLEVLVARLTQGDRDRLLTATVGITGPLAGVVNNTPVVALFIPMITDLADRTHTSPSKLLIPLSYAAMLGGTLTLVGTATNLVASSIADDLGVAGAPFSMFQFTPLGVLVLVVGSVYLLTVGQWLLPARIAPHDLTEEFGLKGRLARVYVPPSSSLVGRTVAEARTDDVKILQVVRGDQTLVASRTDREIEAGDVLTVRADDETVRAFVDESGLRRLPRAEVTEEELALGEGRGTLAEVIVPEGSGLVGRAVGETKMGERFDATVLAVRRGENLVVEDVSDAVLNEGDGLLVHATRNGLDHLEESGDLLVTERVGGGLDIEPEPIDVRQALLAIGIVVGVITVAAADLLPIAIAALGGVVAMVVGDVVRPADAYDAVNWEVIFLLAGVIPLGIAMEQTGAAALLASYVTAVSASLPAIATLALFYLLTGLLANLITPVASVALVLPIAVSTANEVGANAFAFVLAVTFAASTAFMTPMGYQTNLMVYSPGGYRFTDYVRVGAPLQLLLTVVTTLGIALLWGV is encoded by the coding sequence ATGCTACAGGGAGGACCGGCGCTGAGTATCGACGTACTCGTCGTGTTCGGGGTGGTGGCCGGTGCGGTCGCCCTGTTCGTCACCGAGAAGATTCCGACCGACACGACCGCACTGGCGGTGCTGGTCTCGCTGGTGGTCCTCCGAGAGTTCACCCACGTCTCGGCCGACGAGGCCATCTCGGGCTTTGCGAGTCCGGCGACGGTGACCATCGTGGCGATGTACATCCTGAGCGCCGGGGTCGAGGAGACCGGCGCGGTGAAGCAGTTGGAGGTGCTGGTCGCTCGCCTGACGCAGGGGGACCGCGATAGGCTTCTGACCGCGACGGTGGGCATCACGGGACCGCTGGCGGGCGTCGTCAACAACACGCCGGTCGTCGCGCTCTTTATCCCGATGATAACCGACCTCGCCGACAGGACGCACACCTCGCCGTCGAAACTGCTGATTCCGCTGTCGTACGCCGCGATGCTCGGCGGGACCTTGACGCTGGTCGGGACCGCGACGAATCTGGTGGCGAGTTCCATCGCGGACGACCTCGGAGTGGCGGGCGCGCCCTTCTCGATGTTTCAGTTCACGCCCCTCGGGGTGCTGGTACTGGTCGTCGGGTCGGTCTATCTGCTGACGGTGGGCCAGTGGTTGCTTCCCGCCAGAATCGCGCCCCACGACCTGACCGAGGAGTTCGGACTGAAGGGGCGATTGGCTCGGGTGTACGTCCCGCCGTCGTCGTCGCTGGTGGGCCGGACCGTCGCCGAGGCCCGGACCGACGACGTGAAAATTCTCCAAGTCGTCCGGGGCGACCAGACCCTCGTCGCGTCCCGGACCGACCGGGAAATCGAGGCCGGCGACGTGCTGACGGTCCGGGCGGACGACGAGACGGTCCGAGCGTTCGTAGACGAGTCGGGCCTGCGACGACTCCCCCGCGCCGAGGTCACCGAGGAGGAACTCGCGCTTGGCGAGGGCCGGGGGACGCTCGCCGAAGTCATCGTGCCCGAGGGTTCGGGGCTGGTCGGGCGGGCGGTCGGCGAGACCAAGATGGGCGAGCGATTCGACGCGACCGTGTTGGCGGTCCGACGCGGCGAGAATCTGGTCGTCGAGGACGTGTCCGACGCGGTGCTGAACGAGGGCGACGGCCTGCTGGTCCACGCGACCCGGAACGGGCTAGACCATCTGGAGGAGTCGGGCGACCTCCTCGTAACCGAGCGCGTCGGCGGGGGCCTCGACATCGAACCCGAACCCATCGACGTTCGGCAGGCGCTCCTCGCCATCGGCATCGTGGTCGGCGTCATCACGGTTGCGGCGGCCGATTTGCTCCCCATCGCCATCGCGGCGCTCGGCGGCGTGGTGGCGATGGTCGTCGGCGACGTGGTGCGGCCCGCGGACGCCTACGATGCGGTGAACTGGGAAGTCATCTTCCTGCTGGCCGGCGTGATTCCGCTCGGCATCGCGATGGAGCAGACCGGGGCCGCCGCCCTGCTGGCGTCTTACGTGACGGCTGTCTCGGCCTCCCTGCCCGCAATCGCCACGCTGGCGCTGTTCTACCTGCTGACTGGCCTGCTAGCCAACCTCATCACGCCGGTCGCCAGCGTGGCGCTGGTCCTGCCCATCGCGGTCAGCACCGCGAACGAGGTCGGTGCGAACGCTTTCGCCTTCGTCCTCGCGGTGACGTTCGCGGCCTCGACGGCCTTCATGACGCCGATGGGCTACCAGACCAACCTGATGGTCTACAGCCCCGGCGGGTACCGGTTCACCGACTACGTGAGAGTGGGCGCGCCCCTGCAACTGCTTCTGACGGTCGTGACGACGCTCGGCATCGCGCTCCTCTGGGGCGTGTAA